One genomic segment of Dromaius novaehollandiae isolate bDroNov1 chromosome 12, bDroNov1.hap1, whole genome shotgun sequence includes these proteins:
- the LOC112986184 gene encoding inter-alpha-trypsin inhibitor heavy chain H4 isoform X2, with protein sequence MESALLAVVVLASLAALADGIDPKHAIEIYSLHVDCKVTSRFAHTVITSKIVNRANASSEVTFEVELPKTAFISNFSMSIDGKVYPGIIKEKASAQKQYDTAVSHGQSAGLVKITGRKLEQFQVSVSVAAGSRVTFELTHEELLKRRLGKYELLLKVRPKQLVQHFQIDVHIFEPQGIRFLETNSTFLTNELTEALTKVQDETKAHILFKPTVDQQKISPELGETLLNGDFLVRYDVRRDATAGDIQIVNGYFVHYFAPREMPVFPKNVVFVIDRSGSMAGRKIEQTRDALLKILQDLRAEDHFSFITFNSKVAEWRSSLLEATAENVARAAAFVQTLIASGGTDIQQALLAAVDALRRAEALPERSVSMIILLTDGQPTSGETDVEVIQEDIQKAISGKYALFCLGFGFDVSYKFLEKMALSNGGIARRIYENADAALQLQGFYQEVATPILTKIEMQYPENAIEGLTKTNFKLFFEGSEIVVSGKISNELDLLPVEIKAQSHTSDLTLKEEANVKEKEQVFQNQSYIFGNFIERLWAYLTIQQLLEKSISAQDDQQKALEARALELSLRYGFVTPLTSLLVTKPAEQPQAELANKPTEADNEKPSTLLVGDAYRLRSGSLPSRWRSPLHSGSNKKLHSPVFRLLEQTTPQLPANAYPQLLLQLPGQNEIICVNTDGQAQSSVDLLSDPEQGISVTGNLGDKTNHFVQFRITYVTPPVQIHVSTDAVVVHRNHETTRLPWTKSAASTVQGLRISIEKERSLTMSLSDTVTVKIAFVKPPGGFLGLYFLDTNHFSDNVSGVLGQLYSKARLENKRSVNQRDDERLLSVSGSEHRVTRQYKKDYRLESASDPVSCWSLDITS encoded by the exons ATGGAGAGCGCGTTGCTCGCCGTGGTGGTCCTCGCCTCACTCGCAGCGTTAGCAGACGGTATCGATCCAAAG CATGCTATCGAAATCTACAGCCTCCACGTGGACTGCAAAGTCACGTCCCGATTTGCTCACACGGTCATCACCAGCAAAATTGTCAACCGGGCTAATGCATCCAGCGAGGTGACCTTTGAAGTGGAGCTACCCAAGACAGCCTTCATCTCCAACTTCTCCAT GTCCATCGACGGCAAAGTCTACCCAGGAATAATAAAGGAGAAGGCGTCCGCTCAAAAGCAGTATGACACTGCGGTCTCACACGGGCAAAGCGCTGGCCTCGTGAA AATCACGGGGAGAAAACTGGAGCAGTTTCAGGTCTCGGTAAGCGTCGCGGCCGGCAGCCGGGTCACTTTCGAGCTGACGCACGAGGAGCTGCTGAAGCGGCGGCTGGGCAAGTACGAGCTGCTGCTCAAGGTGAGGCCGAAGCAGCTCGTTCAGCACTTCCAG ATCGACGTGCACATCTTCGAGCCCCAAGGCATTCGCTTCCTGGAGACCAACAGCACCTTCCTGACGAACGAGTTAACGGAGGCACTTACCAAAGTGCAGGACGAAACCAAG GCTCATATCCTCTTTAAGCCAACGGTAGATCAACAAAAGATAAGTCCCGAACTGGGTGAAACCCTCCTCAACGGTGATTTCCTCGTGCGTTATGACGTTAGGCGAGATGCGACCGCAGGTGATATacag ATTGTCAATGGGTATTTCGTGCATTATTTCGCACCCCGCGAAATGCCAGTGTTTCCCAAAAACGTCGTCTTTGTTATAGATCGAAGTGGCTCTATGGCAGGCAGAAAAATCGAGCAG ACGAGGGACGCTCTCCTGAAGATTTTGCAAGACCTCCGGGCAGAAGACCACTTCAGCTTCATCACCTTTAACAGCAAAGTTGCAGAGTGGAGGAGCTCCTTGCTGGAAGCCACAGCAGAGAACGTGGCGAGAGCTGCGGCATTTGTGCAAACTCTTATCGCTAGTGGAG GCACAGACATCCAGCAGGCCCTGCTGGCGGCGGTGGACGCGCTGCGCAGAGCCGAGGCGCTGCCCGAGCGGAGCGTGTCCATGATCATTTTGCTGACGGACGGTCAGCCCACCTCTG GTGAGACCGACGTGGAAGTAATCCAAGAAGACATCCAGAAAGCCATCAGCGGGAAGTATGCCCTCTTCTGCCTCGGCTTCGGTTTCGACGTCAGTTATAAGTTCCTTGAGAAAATGGCCCTGAGCAACGGGGGAATTGCACGGCGTATATACGAAAACGCGGACGCAGCCTTGCAGCTCCAG GGCTTTTATCAGGAGGTGGCTACTCCAATATTAACCAAAATTGAAATGCAGTATCCAGAAAATGCCATTGAGGGATTAACCAAGACCAATTTCAAGCTGTTTTTTGAAGGGTCTGAAATCGTAGTATCTGGAAAAATCAGCAACGAGCTTGATCTTCTGCCAGTAGAAATTAAAGCTCAGTCA CATACTAGTGACTTGACTCTTAAAGAAGAAGCAAACGTTAAAGAGAAGGAGCAAGTGTTTCAAAACCAAAGCTACATCTTTGGAAACTTCATTGAGAGACTGTGGGCTTACTTAACCATTCAACAGCTTCTAGAAAAATC TATTTCAGCACAAGACGACCAGCAGAAAGCCCTGGAGGCGCGCgccctggagctgtccctgcggTACGGCTTCGTTACCCCCCTCACCTCGCTGCTGGTCACCAAACCCGCCGAGCAGCCGCAGGCGGAGCTGGCCAACAAGCCCACCGAAGCCG ATAACGAGAAGCCCAGCACTTTGCTAGTAGGAg atgCTTATAGACTGAGGAGTGGATCACTTCCCA GTCGCTGGCGCTCTCCGCTCCACTCTGGCAGCAACAAGAAGCTGCACTCGCCAG ttttcaggcTATTGGAACAAACAACACCCCAACTCCCTG CCAATGCATATCCCCAGCTTCTCTTGCAATTACCTGGACAAAATGAAATAATCTGCGTCAATACTGATGGGCAAGCACAGTCTTCTGTAGACCTGCTGTCTGATCCAGAGCAAG GAATCTCCGTGACTGGGAATCTTGGGGACAAAACAAATCACTTTGTGCAGTTCAGAATTACCTATGTGACCCCCCCTGTGCAAATCCACGTCTCCACCGACGCGGTCGTAGTACACCGCAACCACGAGACCACGCGGCTGCCGTGGACCAAGTCTGCCGCCTCCACAGTCCAGGG GCTGAGAATCTCCATCGAAAAGGAACGAAGCCTGACAATGTCGCTGTCTGACACCGTCACAGTAAAAATAGCCTTTGTTAAGCCTCCAGGTGGTTTCCTTGGGCTGTATTTCTTGGACACCAACCATTTTTCTGACAATGTCAGCGGAGTTCTTG GTCAACTGTATTCAAAAGCACGACTCGAAAATAAGCGCAGTGTGAATCAGAGGGATGATGAGAGACTCCTAAGTGTATCTGGATCTGAGCACAGAGTTACCAG gcAATACAAGAAAGATTACAGGCTTGAGTCAGCCAGTGATCCTGTTTCCTGCTGGTCACTAGATATAACTTCCTAG
- the MUSTN1 gene encoding musculoskeletal embryonic nuclear protein 1: MSQPAPVKKKRPPVKEEDLKGARGNLSKNQEIKSKTYQVMKQCEQMGSAAPSIFSRDRTGDETVFAKPKEGPAKSVFG; the protein is encoded by the exons ATGTCGCAG CCGGCGCCCGTGAAAAAGAAGCGTCCGCCAGTGAAGGAAGAAGATCTCAAAGGAGCCAGAGGAAACCTTTCCAAAAACCAGGAAATTAAATCCAAAACCTACCAAGTCATGAAGCAGTGCG aacaaatgggctctgcagcaccttccatATTCAGCCGAGATCGGACAGGGGATGAAACAGTCTTTGCGAAGCCTAAAGAAGGGCCGGCCAAGAGCGTCTTTGGCTGA
- the LOC112986184 gene encoding inter-alpha-trypsin inhibitor heavy chain H4 isoform X1 — MESALLAVVVLASLAALADGIDPKHAIEIYSLHVDCKVTSRFAHTVITSKIVNRANASSEVTFEVELPKTAFISNFSMSIDGKVYPGIIKEKASAQKQYDTAVSHGQSAGLVKITGRKLEQFQVSVSVAAGSRVTFELTHEELLKRRLGKYELLLKVRPKQLVQHFQIDVHIFEPQGIRFLETNSTFLTNELTEALTKVQDETKAHILFKPTVDQQKISPELGETLLNGDFLVRYDVRRDATAGDIQIVNGYFVHYFAPREMPVFPKNVVFVIDRSGSMAGRKIEQTRDALLKILQDLRAEDHFSFITFNSKVAEWRSSLLEATAENVARAAAFVQTLIASGGTDIQQALLAAVDALRRAEALPERSVSMIILLTDGQPTSGETDVEVIQEDIQKAISGKYALFCLGFGFDVSYKFLEKMALSNGGIARRIYENADAALQLQGFYQEVATPILTKIEMQYPENAIEGLTKTNFKLFFEGSEIVVSGKISNELDLLPVEIKAQSHTSDLTLKEEANVKEKEQVFQNQSYIFGNFIERLWAYLTIQQLLEKSISAQDDQQKALEARALELSLRYGFVTPLTSLLVTKPAEQPQAELANKPTEADNEKPSTLLVGASVRKLSSRPFGKIYEDDLDAYRLRSGSLPSRWRSPLHSGSNKKLHSPVFRLLEQTTPQLPANAYPQLLLQLPGQNEIICVNTDGQAQSSVDLLSDPEQGISVTGNLGDKTNHFVQFRITYVTPPVQIHVSTDAVVVHRNHETTRLPWTKSAASTVQGLRISIEKERSLTMSLSDTVTVKIAFVKPPGGFLGLYFLDTNHFSDNVSGVLGQLYSKARLENKRSVNQRDDERLLSVSGSEHRVTRQYKKDYRLESASDPVSCWSLDITS, encoded by the exons ATGGAGAGCGCGTTGCTCGCCGTGGTGGTCCTCGCCTCACTCGCAGCGTTAGCAGACGGTATCGATCCAAAG CATGCTATCGAAATCTACAGCCTCCACGTGGACTGCAAAGTCACGTCCCGATTTGCTCACACGGTCATCACCAGCAAAATTGTCAACCGGGCTAATGCATCCAGCGAGGTGACCTTTGAAGTGGAGCTACCCAAGACAGCCTTCATCTCCAACTTCTCCAT GTCCATCGACGGCAAAGTCTACCCAGGAATAATAAAGGAGAAGGCGTCCGCTCAAAAGCAGTATGACACTGCGGTCTCACACGGGCAAAGCGCTGGCCTCGTGAA AATCACGGGGAGAAAACTGGAGCAGTTTCAGGTCTCGGTAAGCGTCGCGGCCGGCAGCCGGGTCACTTTCGAGCTGACGCACGAGGAGCTGCTGAAGCGGCGGCTGGGCAAGTACGAGCTGCTGCTCAAGGTGAGGCCGAAGCAGCTCGTTCAGCACTTCCAG ATCGACGTGCACATCTTCGAGCCCCAAGGCATTCGCTTCCTGGAGACCAACAGCACCTTCCTGACGAACGAGTTAACGGAGGCACTTACCAAAGTGCAGGACGAAACCAAG GCTCATATCCTCTTTAAGCCAACGGTAGATCAACAAAAGATAAGTCCCGAACTGGGTGAAACCCTCCTCAACGGTGATTTCCTCGTGCGTTATGACGTTAGGCGAGATGCGACCGCAGGTGATATacag ATTGTCAATGGGTATTTCGTGCATTATTTCGCACCCCGCGAAATGCCAGTGTTTCCCAAAAACGTCGTCTTTGTTATAGATCGAAGTGGCTCTATGGCAGGCAGAAAAATCGAGCAG ACGAGGGACGCTCTCCTGAAGATTTTGCAAGACCTCCGGGCAGAAGACCACTTCAGCTTCATCACCTTTAACAGCAAAGTTGCAGAGTGGAGGAGCTCCTTGCTGGAAGCCACAGCAGAGAACGTGGCGAGAGCTGCGGCATTTGTGCAAACTCTTATCGCTAGTGGAG GCACAGACATCCAGCAGGCCCTGCTGGCGGCGGTGGACGCGCTGCGCAGAGCCGAGGCGCTGCCCGAGCGGAGCGTGTCCATGATCATTTTGCTGACGGACGGTCAGCCCACCTCTG GTGAGACCGACGTGGAAGTAATCCAAGAAGACATCCAGAAAGCCATCAGCGGGAAGTATGCCCTCTTCTGCCTCGGCTTCGGTTTCGACGTCAGTTATAAGTTCCTTGAGAAAATGGCCCTGAGCAACGGGGGAATTGCACGGCGTATATACGAAAACGCGGACGCAGCCTTGCAGCTCCAG GGCTTTTATCAGGAGGTGGCTACTCCAATATTAACCAAAATTGAAATGCAGTATCCAGAAAATGCCATTGAGGGATTAACCAAGACCAATTTCAAGCTGTTTTTTGAAGGGTCTGAAATCGTAGTATCTGGAAAAATCAGCAACGAGCTTGATCTTCTGCCAGTAGAAATTAAAGCTCAGTCA CATACTAGTGACTTGACTCTTAAAGAAGAAGCAAACGTTAAAGAGAAGGAGCAAGTGTTTCAAAACCAAAGCTACATCTTTGGAAACTTCATTGAGAGACTGTGGGCTTACTTAACCATTCAACAGCTTCTAGAAAAATC TATTTCAGCACAAGACGACCAGCAGAAAGCCCTGGAGGCGCGCgccctggagctgtccctgcggTACGGCTTCGTTACCCCCCTCACCTCGCTGCTGGTCACCAAACCCGCCGAGCAGCCGCAGGCGGAGCTGGCCAACAAGCCCACCGAAGCCG ATAACGAGAAGCCCAGCACTTTGCTAGTAGGAg CATCCGTCAGAAAATTAAGCTCCAGACCTTTTGGAAAGATTTATGAGGATGACTtag atgCTTATAGACTGAGGAGTGGATCACTTCCCA GTCGCTGGCGCTCTCCGCTCCACTCTGGCAGCAACAAGAAGCTGCACTCGCCAG ttttcaggcTATTGGAACAAACAACACCCCAACTCCCTG CCAATGCATATCCCCAGCTTCTCTTGCAATTACCTGGACAAAATGAAATAATCTGCGTCAATACTGATGGGCAAGCACAGTCTTCTGTAGACCTGCTGTCTGATCCAGAGCAAG GAATCTCCGTGACTGGGAATCTTGGGGACAAAACAAATCACTTTGTGCAGTTCAGAATTACCTATGTGACCCCCCCTGTGCAAATCCACGTCTCCACCGACGCGGTCGTAGTACACCGCAACCACGAGACCACGCGGCTGCCGTGGACCAAGTCTGCCGCCTCCACAGTCCAGGG GCTGAGAATCTCCATCGAAAAGGAACGAAGCCTGACAATGTCGCTGTCTGACACCGTCACAGTAAAAATAGCCTTTGTTAAGCCTCCAGGTGGTTTCCTTGGGCTGTATTTCTTGGACACCAACCATTTTTCTGACAATGTCAGCGGAGTTCTTG GTCAACTGTATTCAAAAGCACGACTCGAAAATAAGCGCAGTGTGAATCAGAGGGATGATGAGAGACTCCTAAGTGTATCTGGATCTGAGCACAGAGTTACCAG gcAATACAAGAAAGATTACAGGCTTGAGTCAGCCAGTGATCCTGTTTCCTGCTGGTCACTAGATATAACTTCCTAG